The following proteins come from a genomic window of Nocardioides albertanoniae:
- a CDS encoding M20/M25/M40 family metallo-hydrolase yields MSIDVVAALQAAVRAPTVSDRDESLIDEQAFVRLHAVLREHFPLLHEHLELIRVPEHGLLFCWRGASSERPVVLMAHQDVVPVTGQDWSRDPFSGEVVDGVIHGRGTLDDKGSLIGICAAVEALLAEEFVPAHDVWLSFGSDEEISGRAAQGAVAELRSRGVRPWFVIDEGGAIAYDAFPGVKTPVGVIGVAEKGTTSVELRVTGDGGHSSTPRRNAPTVRLARALTRLDRVRMPVSMPAPTVEMFGRLAPHAPAPLRPLMANAARLAPALTRALVRLGPEPAALARTTVAITTLQGSPALNVIATVATAGVNLRVMVGETVAEVVERLREAIADDSVEIRVVEDGPPSPVSPRDEAFHHIETVIDEVFPEAVAAPYIMLAATDSRHFYEICDRVYRFAPFRMTAEQRASIHAADEHLGVDDLLDGVRFYRRLIEEL; encoded by the coding sequence GTGAGCATCGACGTCGTCGCGGCCCTCCAGGCCGCCGTGCGGGCGCCCACCGTCAGCGACCGCGACGAGTCGCTGATCGACGAGCAGGCGTTCGTACGCCTCCACGCGGTGCTCCGCGAGCACTTCCCGCTGCTCCACGAGCATCTCGAGCTGATCCGCGTCCCCGAGCACGGGCTGCTTTTCTGCTGGCGCGGGGCCTCGAGCGAGAGGCCCGTCGTGCTGATGGCCCACCAGGACGTGGTGCCGGTGACCGGGCAGGACTGGAGCCGCGACCCGTTCAGCGGCGAGGTGGTCGACGGCGTCATCCACGGCCGCGGCACGCTCGACGACAAGGGCTCCCTCATCGGCATCTGCGCCGCGGTGGAGGCGCTGCTGGCCGAGGAGTTCGTGCCCGCCCACGACGTCTGGCTCTCCTTCGGCTCCGACGAGGAGATCTCCGGGCGCGCTGCCCAGGGCGCCGTCGCCGAGCTGCGCTCACGCGGGGTGCGGCCGTGGTTCGTGATCGACGAGGGCGGCGCGATCGCCTACGACGCGTTCCCCGGCGTCAAGACCCCGGTCGGGGTGATCGGGGTGGCCGAGAAGGGAACCACCTCGGTCGAGCTGCGGGTGACCGGCGACGGCGGCCACTCCTCGACGCCGAGGCGCAACGCGCCCACGGTGCGGCTGGCGCGGGCGCTGACCCGGCTCGACCGGGTGCGGATGCCGGTGAGCATGCCGGCGCCGACCGTGGAGATGTTCGGCAGGCTCGCGCCGCACGCGCCGGCGCCGCTGCGCCCGTTGATGGCCAACGCCGCCCGGCTCGCCCCGGCCCTGACCCGGGCGCTGGTCCGGCTCGGCCCGGAGCCGGCCGCCCTGGCGCGTACGACGGTCGCGATCACCACGCTGCAGGGCAGCCCGGCGCTCAACGTCATCGCGACGGTCGCCACCGCGGGCGTCAACCTGCGGGTCATGGTCGGCGAGACGGTGGCGGAGGTGGTCGAGCGGCTGCGCGAGGCGATCGCCGACGACTCCGTCGAGATCCGCGTCGTCGAAGACGGGCCACCCTCACCGGTCTCCCCGCGCGACGAGGCCTTTCACCACATCGAGACCGTGATCGACGAGGTCTTCCCGGAGGCCGTCGCGGCGCCCTACATCATGCTCGCCGCCACCGACTCCCGGCACTTCTATGAGATCTGCGACCGGGTCTACCGGTTCGCGCCGTTCCGGATGACGGCCGAGCAGCGGGCCTCGATCCACGCCGCCGACGAACATCTCGGGGTCGACGACCTGCTCGACGGCGTGCGCTTCTACCGGAGGCTGATCGAGGAGCTGTGA